A single window of Malus sylvestris chromosome 5, drMalSylv7.2, whole genome shotgun sequence DNA harbors:
- the LOC126624234 gene encoding TMV resistance protein N-like isoform X1 — MARASAPAVFPWKYHVFLSFRGEDTRRDFTDHLYKQLEARGIKTFRDEPELERGTDINPELLKAIEQSRSAIIVLSTNFASSSWCLRELTHIVRCMEEKKRIFPIFYGVEPSDVRHQRGSFGEAFSEHEVNYREHMEEVNEWRKSLERVANLAGWNSKDCRYDTELIQGIVDTLRKEVHPTLSMLDSSERFVGIDSKLKEIDLLLDTDANDVRFIGIWGMGGVGKTTLARLVYERISHDFEGSSFLANVRGVCSKDGIAHLQKQLLSEILWENNIQIWNADSGITRISRCLRNKKVLLILDDVDQSDQLEKLVKQKESFGSGSRIVITTRDERLLVKHDIEMVYEVKPLTQDEALFLFCRNAFKDDELEEDFLELSKCFISYASGLPLALETLGSFLYKRGRDEWKSALDKLKQAPNTKIFDTLKISYDGLDEFDKRIFLDIACFHNFREKEQVIERLENCGFVGARIVIEVLIEKSLLYKSYKYVSMHDLIQEMAWAIVRQESYDEPGGRSRLWLPHDILHVLTKNTGSEAIEGIVLRLSEFVEAHWNPEAFTKMCKLRLLDIHNVSLSKGPKYLPNALRVLKWSWYPSKCLPPIFQPDELTILSLQHSKIDHLWDGIKCLGKLKSIDLSYSHNLTRTPDFTGIQNLEELVLEGCTNLVKIHSSVAVLKRLRLLNLKDCKSVKSLPNKVEMKSLEVFDISGCSKVKKIPEFVGEMKNFSTLSLSETGVQEIPSSVIRWSLERIDLSGIALRETESSLVSVKNLVLSNFLGCNAPPARSWRSFFTVGEFPAKISHPASVVLASLKDLCFLKELNLTDCNLCEGAIPDDIGSLSVLRVLILRGNQFVSLPESISRLSELLCINLENCKRLKRLPRVPLNGKLQILTYNCTSLEVLPCLPHHCGIPMKLVFVKCLNYGCGGITLHFLYRHGSIFEEKCMCELTWKSKYGYISRSPFGSDTGFKLMSRFGPGTRLGSNMMYSSPGRKMMYSSSESRLKQYGF, encoded by the exons ATGGCCCGGGCTTCTGCTCCTGCAGTTTTTCCATGGAAATACCATGTGTTTCTGAGTTTCAGAGGTGAAGACACCCGCCGGGATTTTACAGATCATTTATACAAACAGTTGGAGGCGCGAGGAATCAAGACTTTCAGGGACGAACCAGAACTTGAACGAGGGACAGATATCAATCCAGAGCTCCTGAAGGCAATTGAGCAATCAAGGTCTGCAATCATAGTTCTTTCGACAAACTTTGCTTCTTCAAGTTGGTGTTTGCGAGAACTTACTCATATTGTTCGTTGCAtggaagagaaaaagagaattttTCCCATTTTTTATGGCGTGGAACCTTCTGATGTACGCCATCAACGAGGGAGTTTTGGCGAAGCCTTTTCGGAACATGAAGTAAATTATCGAGAACACATGGAGGAGGTAAATGAGTGGAGAAAGTCGTTAGAAAGGGTGGCTAATCTCGCTGGGTGGAATTCAAAGGATTGTAG GTATGATACAGAGCTTATCCAAGGAATCGTTGATACACTACGGAAGGAAGTGCATCCTACGTTGTCAATGTTAGATTCCTCAGAGAGGTTTGTCGGAATCGATTctaaattgaaggaaatagaTTTGCTTTTAGATACAGATGCAAACGATGTTCGCTTTATAGGGATATGGGGGATGGGTGGAGTGGGTAAGACAACCCTAGCTAGATTAGTTTACGAGAGAATTTCTCATGATTTTGAAGGTAGCAGCTTTCTTGCTAATGTTAGAGGGGTGTGCTCTAAGGATGGCATAGCTCATCTACAAAAGCAGCTTCTTTCTGAAATCTTATGGGAAAATAACATACAAATTTGGAATGCTGATAGTGGAATCACTAGGATAAGTAGGTGTTTACGTAATAAAAAGGTTCTTCTCATACTCGACGATGTGGATCAATCAGACCAACTGGAAAAGTTGGTCAAACAAAAAGAGTCGTTTGGTTCCGGGAGTAGAATCGTCATTACAACTAGAGATGAACGTTTGTTAGTTAAACATGATATAGAGATGGTCTATGAGGTTAAGCCATTAACCcaagatgaagctctttttctcttttgtcgGAATGCCTTTAAAGATGATGAGTTGGAAGAAGATTTTTTAGAACTGTCCAAATGTTTCATCAGTTATGCAAGTGGTCTTCCATTAGCTCTTGAAACTTTAGGGTCTTTTTTGTACAAAAGAGGTCGAGATGAATGGAAGAGTGCACTAGATAAACTGAAGCAAGCTCCTAATACGAAAATTTTTGACACATTGAAAATAAGTTATGATGGACTAGATGAGTTTGATAAGAGAATCTTCCTTGACATTGCATGTTTCCATAACTTTCGTGAAAAGGAGCAAGTAATTGAAAGACTAGAAAACTGTGGCTTTGTTGGCGCTCGCATTGTGATCGAAGTTCTTATTGAGAAATCTCTCTTGTATAAATCATACAAGTATGTGTCTATGCATGATTTGATACAAGAAATGGCATGGGCGATTGTTCGACAAGAGTCTTACGATGAGCCAGGTGGTCGTAGTCGGTTGTGGCTTCCTCATGATATCTTGCACGTGCTCACAAAGAATACG GGATCAGAGGCAATTGAAGGCATAGTCTTACGCTTGAGTGAATTTGTAGAGGCACACTGGAATCCTGAAGCATTCACTAAGATGTGTAAGCTGAGGTTGCTCGACATTCATAATGTGAGCCTTTCTAAGGGCCCCAAGTATCTTCCGAATGCTTTAAGAGTTCTCAAATGGAGCTGGTATCCCTCCAAATGTCTACCACCAATTTTTCAACCGGATGAACTTACAATACTTAGTCTGCAGCATAGCAAAATCGATCACCTTTGGGATGGAATAAAG TGCTTGGGCAAGTTGAAGTCTATCGATCTTAGTTACTCCCACAACTTGACAAGGACCCCAGATTTCACAGGTATTCAAAATCTCGAGGAGCTGGTTCTTGAAGGTTGTACAAATTTAGTTAAGATTCATTCATCTGTTGCAGTTCTCAAAAGGCTTAGACTTCTAAATCTTAAAGACTGTAAAAGTGTTAAGAGTCTCCCAAACAAGGTAGAAATGAAATCTCTTGAAGTATTTGATATTTCTGGCTGCTCAAAAGTGAAAAAGATTCCAGAATTTGTTGGagaaatgaaaaatttctcgacgctTTCTTTAAGCGAAACTGGTGTTCAGGAAATACCTTCCTCAGTTATACGTTGGAGTTTGGAGAGGATTGATTTAAGTGGAATTGCTTTGAGAGAGACGGAATCCTCCCTGGTTTCAGTGAAAAATTTAGTACTATCAAATTTTCTTGGATGTAATGCACCACCAGCTAGATCATGGCGTTCCTTCTTCACTGTTGGCGAATTTCCAGCAAAGATTTCTCACCCTGCGAGTGTGGTCTTAGCTTCGTTGAAAGATTTATGTTTTCTGAAGGAATTAAATCTGACGGACTGCAATCTTTGTGAAGGAGCAATTCCCGATGATATTGGTTCCTTGTCCGTTTTACGAGTTCTAATTCTTAGGGGCAACCAATTTGTTAGCCTTCCTGAAAGCATCAGCAGGCTTTCTGAGCTGCTCTGTATTAATTTGGAAAATTGCAAAAGGCTTAAACGACTGCCAAGAGTTCCATTAAACGGCAAATTACAAATACTCACGTATAATTGTACTTCCTTAGAAGTGCTCCCATGTTTACCACATCATTGCGGAATTCCGATGAAATTGGTTTTTGTCAAATGCCTCAATTATGGTTGCGGTGGCATAACTTTGCACTTTCTTTACAGACACGGAAGCATATTCGAAGAGAAGTGCATGTGCGAGTTGACGT
- the LOC126624234 gene encoding TMV resistance protein N-like isoform X2: MARASAPAVFPWKYHVFLSFRGEDTRRDFTDHLYKQLEARGIKTFRDEPELERGTDINPELLKAIEQSRSAIIVLSTNFASSSWCLRELTHIVRCMEEKKRIFPIFYGVEPSDVRHQRGSFGEAFSEHEVNYREHMEEVNEWRKSLERVANLAGWNSKDCRYDTELIQGIVDTLRKEVHPTLSMLDSSERFVGIDSKLKEIDLLLDTDANDVRFIGIWGMGGVGKTTLARLVYERISHDFEGSSFLANVRGVCSKDGIAHLQKQLLSEILWENNIQIWNADSGITRISRCLRNKKVLLILDDVDQSDQLEKLVKQKESFGSGSRIVITTRDERLLVKHDIEMVYEVKPLTQDEALFLFCRNAFKDDELEEDFLELSKCFISYASGLPLALETLGSFLYKRGRDEWKSALDKLKQAPNTKIFDTLKISYDGLDEFDKRIFLDIACFHNFREKEQVIERLENCGFVGARIVIEVLIEKSLLYKSYKYVSMHDLIQEMAWAIVRQESYDEPGGRSRLWLPHDILHVLTKNTGSEAIEGIVLRLSEFVEAHWNPEAFTKMCKLRLLDIHNVSLSKGPKYLPNALRVLKWSWYPSKCLPPIFQPDELTILSLQHSKIDHLWDGIKCLGKLKSIDLSYSHNLTRTPDFTDTEAYSKRSACAS, from the exons ATGGCCCGGGCTTCTGCTCCTGCAGTTTTTCCATGGAAATACCATGTGTTTCTGAGTTTCAGAGGTGAAGACACCCGCCGGGATTTTACAGATCATTTATACAAACAGTTGGAGGCGCGAGGAATCAAGACTTTCAGGGACGAACCAGAACTTGAACGAGGGACAGATATCAATCCAGAGCTCCTGAAGGCAATTGAGCAATCAAGGTCTGCAATCATAGTTCTTTCGACAAACTTTGCTTCTTCAAGTTGGTGTTTGCGAGAACTTACTCATATTGTTCGTTGCAtggaagagaaaaagagaattttTCCCATTTTTTATGGCGTGGAACCTTCTGATGTACGCCATCAACGAGGGAGTTTTGGCGAAGCCTTTTCGGAACATGAAGTAAATTATCGAGAACACATGGAGGAGGTAAATGAGTGGAGAAAGTCGTTAGAAAGGGTGGCTAATCTCGCTGGGTGGAATTCAAAGGATTGTAG GTATGATACAGAGCTTATCCAAGGAATCGTTGATACACTACGGAAGGAAGTGCATCCTACGTTGTCAATGTTAGATTCCTCAGAGAGGTTTGTCGGAATCGATTctaaattgaaggaaatagaTTTGCTTTTAGATACAGATGCAAACGATGTTCGCTTTATAGGGATATGGGGGATGGGTGGAGTGGGTAAGACAACCCTAGCTAGATTAGTTTACGAGAGAATTTCTCATGATTTTGAAGGTAGCAGCTTTCTTGCTAATGTTAGAGGGGTGTGCTCTAAGGATGGCATAGCTCATCTACAAAAGCAGCTTCTTTCTGAAATCTTATGGGAAAATAACATACAAATTTGGAATGCTGATAGTGGAATCACTAGGATAAGTAGGTGTTTACGTAATAAAAAGGTTCTTCTCATACTCGACGATGTGGATCAATCAGACCAACTGGAAAAGTTGGTCAAACAAAAAGAGTCGTTTGGTTCCGGGAGTAGAATCGTCATTACAACTAGAGATGAACGTTTGTTAGTTAAACATGATATAGAGATGGTCTATGAGGTTAAGCCATTAACCcaagatgaagctctttttctcttttgtcgGAATGCCTTTAAAGATGATGAGTTGGAAGAAGATTTTTTAGAACTGTCCAAATGTTTCATCAGTTATGCAAGTGGTCTTCCATTAGCTCTTGAAACTTTAGGGTCTTTTTTGTACAAAAGAGGTCGAGATGAATGGAAGAGTGCACTAGATAAACTGAAGCAAGCTCCTAATACGAAAATTTTTGACACATTGAAAATAAGTTATGATGGACTAGATGAGTTTGATAAGAGAATCTTCCTTGACATTGCATGTTTCCATAACTTTCGTGAAAAGGAGCAAGTAATTGAAAGACTAGAAAACTGTGGCTTTGTTGGCGCTCGCATTGTGATCGAAGTTCTTATTGAGAAATCTCTCTTGTATAAATCATACAAGTATGTGTCTATGCATGATTTGATACAAGAAATGGCATGGGCGATTGTTCGACAAGAGTCTTACGATGAGCCAGGTGGTCGTAGTCGGTTGTGGCTTCCTCATGATATCTTGCACGTGCTCACAAAGAATACG GGATCAGAGGCAATTGAAGGCATAGTCTTACGCTTGAGTGAATTTGTAGAGGCACACTGGAATCCTGAAGCATTCACTAAGATGTGTAAGCTGAGGTTGCTCGACATTCATAATGTGAGCCTTTCTAAGGGCCCCAAGTATCTTCCGAATGCTTTAAGAGTTCTCAAATGGAGCTGGTATCCCTCCAAATGTCTACCACCAATTTTTCAACCGGATGAACTTACAATACTTAGTCTGCAGCATAGCAAAATCGATCACCTTTGGGATGGAATAAAG TGCTTGGGCAAGTTGAAGTCTATCGATCTTAGTTACTCCCACAACTTGACAAGGACCCCAGATTTCACAG ACACGGAAGCATATTCGAAGAGAAGTGCATGTGCGAGTTGA